Proteins from a single region of Theobroma cacao cultivar B97-61/B2 chromosome 10, Criollo_cocoa_genome_V2, whole genome shotgun sequence:
- the LOC18586263 gene encoding 3-ketoacyl-CoA synthase 19, whose amino-acid sequence MELFMTICLIFLYCIVFFICKLFLQMRNQYCYILAYECYKAPEDRKLDTETCGKLIMRNKNLGLEQYRFLLQAMVNAGIGEETYGPRNVIAGTEESPTLSDALSEIDDIVFGTLDKLFVKTGVSPSEIDILVVTVSMITSAPSLPARVINRYKMREDIKVFNLSGMGCSASVIAVDLVQNLFKTYKNAFAVIVSSESLSPNWYRGKERSMMLPNILFRLGGCSLLLTNKRALKHQAMLKLKHSVRIHAGSSDEAYESCTRIEDAQGYCGFFLTKNLPKAAAKAVTMNLRVLVPKMLPLRELVRYAVVSYWRSKSKTSAPEAAGAALNLKSGVEHFCIHPGGRAVIDAMGRSLGLNEYDLEPTRMALHRFGNTSAAGLWYVLSYTEAKKRLKKGDRILMISLGAGFKCNNCVWEVMRDLEDVNVWEDCIGLYPVKSTANTSFLEKYGWVNEPRHDK is encoded by the coding sequence atGGAGCTCTTCATGACTATATGTCTTATATTTCTTTACTGCATCGTGTTCTTCATTTGTAAGTTGTTTTTGCAAATGAGAAACCAGTACTGCTACATCTTGGCCTATGAGTGTTACAAGGCTCCTGAGGACAGGAAGCTTGACACTGAAACCTGTGGGAAGCTCATCATGAGGAACAAAAATCTTGGTCTGGAACAGTACAGGTTTCTTCTACAAGCTATGGTCAATGCAGGCATTGGTGAAGAAACTTACGGCCCAAGAAATGTCATTGCTGGCACAGAAGAATCTCCAACCCTTTCAGATGCACTTTCAGAGATTGATGATATAGTCTTTGGCACTCTTGACAAACTCTTTGTTAAAACAGGAGTTTCTCCATCAGAGATTGATATTCTTGTTGTCACTGTCTCAATGATCACTTCAGCACCCTCTTTACCGGCTCGAGTGATCAACCGTTACAAGATGAGGGAAGATATTAAGGTCTTCAACCTCTCTGGAATGGGTTGTAGTGCAAGTGTTATAGCTGTTGATCTTGTCCAGAATTTGTTCAAGACATACAAGAATGCGTTTGCAGTTATTGTGAGTTCAGAATCTTTGAGTCCAAATTGGTATCGTGGCAAAGAGAGATCCATGATGCTCCCCAATATCCTGTTCCGATTGGGAGGGTGTTCCTTACTCTTGACAAACAAAAGAGCTCTAAAGCATCAGGCCATGCTGAAGCTAAAACATTCGGTTCGAATCCATGCTGGCTCGAGTGATGAAGCGTATGAAAGCTGCACCAGAATCGAAGACGCACAAGGCTACTGTGGTTTCTTCCTCACTAAAAACCTGCCAAAGGCTGCTGCTAAAGCTGTAACCATGAATCTCCGAGTTCTAGTACCCAAAATGTTACCGCTAAGGGAACTTGTTCGCTATGCAGTAGTATCTTATTGGAGAAGTAAGAGCAAAACCTCAGCTCCTGAAGCAGCAGGAGCAGCTTTGAATCTTAAGTCTGGCGTTGAGCACTTCTGTATTCATCCTGGTGGAAGGGCAGTAATTGATGCAATGGGCCGAAGCTTAGGGCTCAACGAATATGATCTTGAGCCAACTCGAATGGCACTTCACCGATTTGGCAACACTTCAGCTGCTGGACTCTGGTATGTCTTAAGTTACACGGAAGCTAAAAAGAGGCTGAAGAAAGGTGACAGAATTTTAATGATCAGTCTTGGAGCAGGTTTCAAGTGTAACAACTGCGTATGGGAGGTAATGAGGGACTTGGAGGATGTCAATGTCTGGGAAGACTGCATAGGTCTCTATCCTGTAAAATCCACAGCCAACACTTCTTTCCTGGAGAAATACGGTTGGGTGAATGAGCCCAGGCATGACAAATAG
- the LOC18586264 gene encoding 3-ketoacyl-CoA synthase 19, protein MELFITICFSLFFCIISYFYKRVFQMRNQCCYMLAYECYKASDDRKLDTEACVRVVMRNKNLGLDQYRFLLQTMVNSGLGEETYGPRNVLAGREETPTLEDAHLEMDEIMFDTLDKLFAKTGVSPSEIDILVVDVSLFSPAPSLTARIVNRYKMRDNIKAFSLSGMGCSASMVAVDLVQHLFKTHKNAFAIVVSTETIGPHWYCGKEKSMMLSNCLFRSGGCSVLLTNKRSLKRQALMKLSHSVRTNMGANDEAYGCCMQIEDEQGYQGFLLTRSLTKAAAKAFTLNLKVLVPKILPISELLRFAIVSLCKSKRKSSTLESARAGLNLKTGIEHFCIHPGGRAVIDGLGMSLGLSEYDLEPSRMALHRFGNTSAGGLWYVLGYMEAKKRLKKGDRILMISLGAGFMCNNCVWEVTKDLEDSNVWEDSLDRYPVSRENLVNPFAEKYSWINDECLNFVRID, encoded by the coding sequence ATGGAGCTTTTCATAACAATATGTTTTTCGTTATTTTTCTGCATAATCTCCTACTTCTATAAGAGGGTTTTTCAAATGAGAAACCAATGCTGCTACATGTTAGCGTATGAGTGTTACAAGGCTAGTGACGACAGAAAGCTTGACACTGAAGCCTGTGTAAGAGTTGTCATGAGGAACAAGAATCTTGGTCTAGACCAGTATAGGTTTCTCTTACAGACCATGGTCAATTCAGGTCTTGGTGAAGAAACTTATGGCCCAAGAAATGTCCTTGCCGGCAGAGAAGAAACTCCCACTCTAGAGGATGCACACTTAGAGATGGATGAGATTATGTTTGACACACTTGACAAGCTCTTTGCCAAGACTGGAGTCTCTCCATCCGAGATAGATATACTCGTTGTGGATGTGTCACTGTTTTCTCCAGCACCCTCCTTAACAGCTCGAATTGTGAACCGATACAAGATGAGGGATAACATTAAAGCCTTCAGCCTCTCCGGAATGGGTTGTAGTGCAAGCATGGTAGCTGTAGACCTCGTGCAGCACTTGTTCAAGACACACAAGAATGCATTCGCAATCGTTGTGAGTACAGAAACAATAGGTCCACATTGGTACTGTGGCAAAGAAAAATCCATGATGCTGTCTAACTGCCTGTTTCGATCTGGAGGGTGTTCGGTGCTCTTGACGAACAAAAGATCTCTGAAGCGTCAAGCTCTGATGAAATTAAGCCATTCAGTACGAACCAATATGGGCGCAAATGATGAAGCATATGGATGCTGCATGCAAATTGAAGATGAGCAAGGGTACCAGGGTTTTCTTCTCACAAGAAGCCTAACAAAAGCTGCTGCTAAAGCTTTTACCTTGAATCTTAAAGTTTTGGTACCCAAAATCTTACCAATAAGTGAACTACTTCGGTTTGCTATAGTATCTCTCTGCAAAAGTAAGAGAAAAAGCTCAACTCTTGAATCAGCAAGAGCAGGTTTGAATCTCAAGACTGGTATTGAGCATTTCTGTATTCATCCTGGTGGAAGGGCAGTGATTGATGGTCTTGGAATGAGTTTAGGGCTCAGTGAATATGATCTTGAGCCATCTAGAATGGCACTTCACCGGTTTGGAAACACATCAGCTGGCGGCCTGTGGTATGTTTTAGGTTATATGGAAGCCAAGAAGAGGCTCAAGAAAGGTGACAGGATCCTGATGATCAGCCTTGGAGCAGGTTTCATGTGCAACAACTGTGTTTGGGAGGTAACAAAGGACTTGGAAGACTCTAACGTATGGGAAGACTCTTTAGATCGTTACCCCGTCTCCAGGGAAAACCTGGTAAACCCTTTTGCAGAGAAGTATAGCTGGATCAATGATGAGTGTTTGAACTTTGTTAGGATTGACTAG